The Spea bombifrons isolate aSpeBom1 chromosome 4, aSpeBom1.2.pri, whole genome shotgun sequence genome segment GGGATGTTGCGAGTGCTTCCGGTTCCGGGTGGATCACGTGCTGTTCCTGTGGCGGAAGTAGATCTGGCAAGTAAGCAGCTGGCTTAGAGTACACGGAGGCGGAGAGCGGTCGAGGAAAGATGACTGGGAACGGTGGAAGCGACCCGAGGAGGCCGGGGAAAGTGCAGAGGTGAGGACGGGGGCTGTGTCTGGGATTGGGGGGCTTATTACACGTGATGCCAACCTGAAGAGCCAGGAGTAGGAAGCGTCATAGGAGGGGAAGAAAGtaatgggggaggggagagaaatGAGAGGCAAACAAGGGCAATGAATGAGCAACAGGACAGAGACAAGAGGACTGAAGCCACAGAGCGAGAAAAGGCAAGAGGACTAAGGCTGCGGAGCGAGCAAAGGAGGAAAAGGCGAGAGGACTAAGGCCGCAGAGCGAGCAAAGGAGGAAAAGGCGAGAGGATTAAGGCCGCAGAGCGAGCAAAGGAGGAAAAGGCGAGAGGATTAAGGCCGCGGAGCGAGCAAAGGAGGAAAAGGCGAGAGGATTAAGGCCGCGGAGCGAGCAATGGTGGAAAAGGCGAGAGGACTAAGGAAGCAGAGCGAGCAAAGGGAGAAAAGGCGAGAGGACTAAGGCCACGGAGCGAGCAAAGGTGGAAAAGGCAAGAGGACTAAGGAAGCGGAGCGAGCAAAGGTGGATAAGGCAAGAGGACTAAGGGCACGGAGCGAGCAAAGGGAGAAAAGGCGAGAGGACTAAGGCCGCGGAGCGAGCAAAGGAGGAAAAGGCGAGAGGACTAAGGGCACGGAGCGAGCAAAGGTGGAAAAGGCAAGAGGACTAAGGAAGTGGAGCGAGCAAAGGAGGAAAAGGCGAGAGGATTAAGGCCGCAGAGCGAGCAAAGGTGGAAAAGGCGAGAGGACTAAGGAAGCAGAGCGAGCAAAGGGAGAAAAGGCGAGAGGACTAAGGCCACGGAGTGAGCAAAGGTGGAAAAGGCAAGAGGACTAAGGAAGCGGAGCGAGCAAAGGTGGATAAGGCAAGAGGACTAAGGGCACGGAGCGAGCAAAGGGAGAAAAGGCGAGAGGACTAAGGCCGCGGAGCGAGCAAAGGTGGAAAAGGCGAGAGGACTAAGGAAGCAGAGCGAGCAAAGGGAGAAAAGGCGAGAGGACTAAGGCCACGGAGCGAGCAAAGGTGGAAAAGGCAAGAGGACTAAGGCTGCGGAGCGAGCAAAGGAGGAAAAGTCGAGAGGACTAAGGCCCGCAGAGCGAGCAAAGGAGGAAAAGGCGAGAGGATTAAGGCCGCGGAGCGAGCAAAGGTGGAAAAGGCAAGAGGACTAAGGAAGTGGAGCGAGCAAAGGAGGAAAAGGCGAGAGGATTAAGGCCGCAGAGCGAGCAAAGGTGGAAAAGGCGAGAGGACTAAGGAAGCAGAGCGAGCAAAGGGAGAAAAGGCGAGAGGACTAAGGCCACGGAGCGAGCAAAGGTGGAAAAGGCAAGAGGACTAAGGAAGCGGAGCGAGCAAAGGTGGATAAGGCAAGAGGACTAAGGGCACGGAGCGAGCAAAGGGAGAAAAGGCGAGAGGACTAAGGCCGCGGAGCGAGCAAAGGAGGAAAAGGCGAGAGGACTAAGGCCGCGGAGCGAGCAAAGGCGACAGGGTTAAGGCCGCAGAGCGAgcaagggggaaaaaagtcgGGAGGACTGATTTTGGATATACATCATGCTGTGTTCCGTAGCTCACACCGGCGCAGGTTCCCTGAAACTCGTCCTTTTCTGCCTGTCGCTGAGGATGAgaaatatctggggggggggacctTGCGTGGCTTTGGAGGCCAAGTTCTAATCTCGTAATGGAAAGGAAACAATAAACCTGAAGGACGCCTTTCCTGCATCATCAGGGATCAGTTTCATGGTCTAGGAGCGGTTATTAATCGCTTGCTACGGTCATTCCTTCCGTTAAGCTGCAGTGATTGAGATCGACACCATATCTGGGTTCACAGAAACTGCCCCGGCACCTTGGGGTATTCACGGGgcagttccacctactctgctctTCGTCTGTTACTAAAAGCCGCATGAGACATCAGTCCTCTTACTGCTGAATCcctagaaacaaatatttaatccTCTACAATTTTGCgaggaatgcttaattgtcatgtgacacaaaagcaagcacTCATAGGCTGTTGCCACAGAAACCGAAAATGCTTCTTAAGTTtctatgttgtttttatgtgatgaaACTTGTCTTCCTTGCATAATATAAAGTGCAATTAATGAtcttgtctaagtggaacagaatctttaaccccttcacaccCATATGGACCCACCAGTACATCCTAAAATGCTGTGCTTAAAAGCCCATTAGGACGTACCGGTACTGACGTTCGTGCTGCCGCATCCCCCTGCTGGCCGTTCGCACGCATTGCTGTCTATGGAGccttgcttgctgatcacagtgtgatcagtgcaggcgGAAGCGGAACGAAGAGAGTATAGAAAAGTACATCGAACGTGGAATAGGGGGATCTTTATTAAACCCACTTTTTGGGGGGGTACTAAGAACCCTtggtactgaaggggttaattagcaAATGGCAGCTGGCTTCCTCTGACACAGAATGGATGAGATTAACGCCCATGGCCGCTGCCGCCTGTTTTCCTATCGTCAGGCTCCTCGACTTAAACCTGGGATTTGTAAAGGGTAGAAGGCCGATTAACTCCTTGAGTTCCACGAGCGTGCGCTTCGGGTTGGGATTAAAGCAAAGTAATACGCCTCGTCTGGTTTCGCTATACTTAGTTATACGAGTGTGAGTGCCCCTGAGGGCCGGGCCCTCTGTTATCTCTGTTATTTACTgcttgttgtgtcctgtttaccctttgtacagcgctgcagcacacgatggcgctatataaatcgatATATAAcgcatatatttaaaatatttttgtttttcttcacttAAGTatctaatatattatatatgtgtgtgttttgtttgagTTGTGGTGGGTATTCAAGCCCCCGGATAGCATCACATATTATGATATTTATAACATACATTATGAAAGTGTTTCGATTATCTGGATTAGTTTATAAAGCCTTAAAATGTTGCATCTGGGTAAAACGTGCCCAATAATCTGCCGTCCTTGCCGGTTTCTGACAGctattacagtaaaaaaaaaataataaaaaaaatctatgtgtCGCCAGGTACAAACCTCCCACGACGGAGAACTCCCCGACCCTGGACGACCCCACGCCGGATTACATGAACCTGCTGGGTatgattttcagcatgtgtGGCCTGATGCTTAAGGTGAGAACCCGGAAGCATGTATTGTGTATTTGTTGGCCGTTTGGCTAGCGTAGCGTTTCGTTCAGCTTGTCTGCTCTCAGATTATCTCACGCTGGGTCTGTAATCGTTGTTTTCTGATTAATTAGCCCCCCTCCCCATCTGATAAATATCTGTGACAGCTGATCCAACCCAAGCAAATGATCCAGTTTCAGTTTGCATTTATTCATAAAGCAGTTAGAATGCGACCCATTGTTTGTATTGTGTACAAAAAATGTGCactgaatattatttattattattattattttttatattattagaaaCAATGTTTATATGGCTGCCCACCCAGAAATAATTCCGCTTCACATTTTGTGCGTTTTTTCTGCCGTTTTCATCCATTTCTTGAGAAGGGTGTGTGTATGAAGCGTTACACAGATGAGTTGCGTAACGCTTATTACATGGTACATATTTCCCAATCCAAGCAATCATCTGATTCTTGTTATCGTATCTTCTCGGGTGCGTACGTGTACCATTAGCAAGCCACGTGCCTCGGTGCGGGGTAAATCGGTGCCTGCGACCCGCGGATACTAATAATTCAGCAAGAGGAGGGGGttatacacaataataatatcaattaatataataaagatatGGAGTCCCAACACCTGATGTGCAACAATAACTAAATACtataaaagtggaaaaaaatctccTTGAGCATAGCCCCGGGCACTGTACACATTAATGACCTCCCCCtggcgctgtacacagtaacaacccccaggtGTATCGGCatcctggaggccgccattgttatcagtcatgtgatattttgggtgactttccctgctccaaCACCGCGCTATTAtcactgccataaagaatcagcttaaAGTcggttcctccatagactttcattagtcagagtgtccgggtgggtgattaagactgggcAATTCTATTGTTTCTAACAGGGCATGttataaggagtcggggtgtttgtctggTTACGCCGGACTCGGATAACAGAgggagaactcatacaaatagCAGATGTGAAGCTGTCTGAGTGGGAGTTTCCCTTCCAAGAAAAACTTGCTATTTTAGGAGAACTTCGTTAATTGAATCTGCGGCGTGTGCTTTCTGTTTGCCAATCTGTGTAATTGGTCCAGAGATCTGTATCTCAGGATGGCGAGGCCGGCGTTATCTAATATCCTGTCCTGAAACTCCCTAACGTCTACTCACCCGCCCCTTAGAAAGACTGCCCGAACAAATCAACACGTTAACGATACAGCGGAGATAAtttactggggaggaataaacgtGTAGATCGAATGAAAACAAAGTTAAGATACCTTCCCTCaatgctatatattatattattacacatatatatattatatattattacacgtTACTTATAGAGCACCggcaaattccgtagtgctttATACAATAACATGGAACATGCATTAGACATGCCGAGACCGAAGGCAACCCTGACATGTGGAGTGATCCTCAATGGAGTGGCCCTTCTGGGTTGAAGTGGTGGCCGACTGGGGAGgatacataatatttaaacacGCGGGGTTATCTATTAATTTCAATGGAATGTTCATTCTGGAGCattcaccatggaaaccaaggaATGTTCCTGCTCCGTTATTTCCCATTTAGAACTTTGCCCAGTAGTTTCCTCTTTTAAAAAGATTATcgttatttgtctttttttaacccattcatttCCATggataaatcaaataaaacgtTACACGCTCGGTATtaatacggggggggggtattttgggTCCTTTTAACGCTGGCGTGATATTtgctcctctctggcagctgaaGTGGTGCGCCTGGATCGCCGTCTACTGCTCATTCATCAGCTTCGCGAATTCACGCAGCTCCGAAGACACTAAACAGATGATGAGCAGCTTCATGTGAGTATAacgagatgggggggggggggcttcccGCTTCCTCGCTTCCGCTAATTACCTCCATAAATCAGCAGGTCTTAAATAAAGAAACCAAAGCACTTGGGCGATAGGCGGCCGATGTTATCGCTGCTGCCTTTTAATAGCGCCGCCTTACGCCGCAGCAGCGCTTTACTATGGGGGTAAAAGTATAATAAGACTTGTTTAAAGAGACAGAAGAGATTACAATACAAATTGGTTTGGGGAGGGGGGCCGTATTCACTTAAAACTAAAACTCTGCTGAATGTAACACTTTAGAAACAGAATTCCTAAAACTGCTAAATGACTTTCTGGaaataattgtcatgtgacacaaaatcagACAGTGATAGGTAGTTTCCATAGCAGAAGCTTCCTGACCGTGTCTCCTTTTATATGGGAGTAAGAATGAAACGGAAGTTCGTTAGTATACTGGTTTAATGTTTTGGAACCTGGCTTTTAGGTTAAGAATTTAGGTCTTGGGACATAGATGACCGATGGCTACGGGGAGCCGTAAGTCGTGTAACTTGTATGCGTTTCTGTGCAGGTTGTCCATTTCCGCCGTGGTCATGTCCTATCTCCAGAACCCACAGCCCATGTCTCCCCCCTGGTAGCGAGCCTTCGGAGACGGACAAGGGGAGCGATCGTGGATTGCCACTCTCTGCCATCGTCACGGTGTGCCAGCGATTAGAACAAAGAGACTGCGAGACCGTTTGTGTATGTAAAGCAAAGCGAGTGTTCTTCTCTCCCTCTGCCTCGGTGCGGAGGGTAAACCGGTGCACACTACCTCTGCGAGGAAGCTCTCCGCCTCTACAGGAAGATTGAAGAGTGGTTATTGGCAAACCCCGGGCGCCCAGTCAGTGATAAAAGGAATGCTTGGCTCATTTATAACGAGGTCTGTGAATAAACATCTCCATTGGCCCTACCTGTGTCTGCTTGCGTTACTCGGGGACCGCTTTACCGTACGCCAGGGTGACCGCGATGGACATGCATGCAGTTAACATGTTCCTGAACAGCGACTCAGAAGGAGATCCCCCCACATACTAAAATAAGTGACGTGGTCACCCTACTGCCTTCTTTTAAATAGGATCCAAATCCTTTTTGGGGAGTATTATCTATTGTGGCCTCAAACCTACGCAAACCATAAGTTACACTTTagattccctcgctgtattaccctctaccacttttactgggaggctgttccacttatctaccaccctctccgtaaaacttccattccatctaagcctctgttctcctcctttggaataaacgtccctcctgtactttgttaaatccctctaagtatttaaatgtttccaccccccccttctctcctccaagccggaCACATTAAGATCCGTTTAGTGTTTCTTGTCCATTAACCGCTTTGGTTacggaaaaagaaacaaatgagaAGTATATTACCCGAGTTTCTGTTATCGCTAGCCCAACACACTGGCTGCTTAAGTTttgctgattaaaaaaaaaaaagaatattgtttttttaggcACAGCTCTGATTTCTAGCGAAAAGATTCTCTCTTTCTGATAAAGTAACGAGACCGGCCGCGTTTCCTGCCTTCAGAAAAGGAACAAAGAGAAAGTGT includes the following:
- the WDR83OS gene encoding PAT complex subunit Asterix; protein product: MTGNGGSDPRRPGKVQRYKPPTTENSPTLDDPTPDYMNLLGMIFSMCGLMLKLKWCAWIAVYCSFISFANSRSSEDTKQMMSSFMLSISAVVMSYLQNPQPMSPPW